GATTCATGCACTGTGATGTCATCCCATGACTCGAGACACGTCGACCATTTTAGTTTGCTTAGACACATCCATTGGAAACTGATCCACGTGTCGATTATCTCAAAGAGACATCTCGAACGTTCATCCATCTGGGGTTCTCTCGAGCGTTGGACTCTTTTGTGTCCATGCTAAGCCACTTACGACATACGTTCTAGATAGCGAGTGCATAATCTAATCTCTGACTCGTGGGTTCGGGCACAATATCAGCACACTTGTGCCTTCCGGTACTGTCCTTGAAAGAAAGACGTCCGAGATAGCTCGACCACAATGTAATACACATATGTTGGTGTAGCTTCATAGGCCACAGGAGTGGTGGAGAGTCAACACCATGTCTCTCCCTATattacattttgaggcatttccaATCATTATTGAATAGACATCATTTTGGCGAGTGGACATATAGCCTCGTGCATAGTCTGTTCAGTATttgattgacaccaaatttggtaagttttattttttatatcaacTAACTTAATTCTCATGTCGCATGTCCAAACTCATATCGAAACTCCGACTTCTGAGATTATGGCCCAGGGCCCTACCAGACCATCTTTGAGTTTGTCTTCGATACTCGTGTCGCATTGTTCTCTTGAACTTTGCATATGTCTCAACTTATCTTCAATGCACATTCTTTGTGTGTTTGATGATACACCGTCTTCATTggtcgcatcatgacacttctCAATCTTGGCCCTCGCGTGGTCGGATGATCGCCCTTTGTATGTCTTGACGTGTCGGATCACAACCTACTTCCTCCCGATAAAATTGTGACACTTTGCActattcataaattataatgatttttttcccCCACATTAGCCAAGTCTAACCTTTTAGACAGCCATTTGTCCTCTTGCTTTCATGCTATTTGCATCAATCTAATcgtaaaatatttgatatcaaaattttgttgtctTATCGCTTTCATGGCTACTTTCATCAATATCTAATCATCGAATATTTGATATCATAAAATTATCCAAGTATACGTGTTTAGTACacgatattttattaaattagagCTATGTAATTAACCATCAAGATAAATACAGTAAAATTATgaggtttatttttatttttatttttatttatttttttatacttattatgagttttttttttttttttgaaatatttgtcttgcattatattttaaaagtatttaaatctttaaatatttgtttttattaattgaagtaaaaaaattaagggcaagataaaaaaaagaagttaaataataagtaaaataagaaaaaaaaatggtgaaattgtctatatgaatttaaaaattaaaaatttgtttactttatataatattataaatagttATCATAAGAACAAAATGTTGCAAATTAGTTTCTTGCCACGTCACGGCAGCAGTCATATGTAAGACGAACTTGGccagaattttgaaaatattgtccCAACATTGACTCGGACCACCCTTTTAACGGTCAACGTATAGCCACGATCTCCAGTTCTCCTTTCGACACGTGTACGTCCCAAATTGATTCCATCGGGCCCACATCTGACACTCCAAAATTGTCAGCATCCTTCCTATTGATGGTGGCGTAGGAAGGGACAAATTGAGTGCCACGTGTCAGATTATAATTGGAAGCTTTTCGATTATCTTAATTTCACTTtattatgtttggatttaactttttaatcaAAAATCATTAGTTACATCAAACAGAGAATGGGTGACGTGTCAATCACACTAGTGACAGCTTGTGCCGGCGCAGAGCCACAGCCGCCAAGCCGTAATTACCAGACAATTAGCCAAAACAAACTTcagttaatattaaaatacttaatttttaacattgaattaaaatttaaaacttaattataGAGCTAATTAGCGAATAAATAAtcgaaaaataattatagaattaagaaaaaaattaaaaagtttattaaagtaattgaagaaaattgaaatggtGACATATTGATTGAAAAGATGGACTGGCGtgcaaatattaaattttaattgaaaagattgaaattgagaGGTGGGTGAGGAAATGTTGCATCAAGACAAATATTTGCccataaaattcttttttccttttNtatatatatatatatatatatatatatatatatataaataaataaattttacaagttggttatataaaaatttcatcttaATTAACCAAGAGACGTGTGACATATGTTTTGGGCgcatcttttcaaaatttcaataataatgttttgttttccattcCAGCACAAATTTTATCCATCTATCGTTATgttcatatttatttgatttttttttgtgaaattttggATGATTAACGACCCGAGGCGAGGTTACAGTCTTTGAaaggaggagaaagagaaaataattttaattttttgtattgtcgtatgatattaaataatatttttctatatatatattgaatttaGTGGGGTTATTTGGGTGTGaattaaatgatgaaaaattaaaataattaatatacatttttcttttaaaatatgtttaaattagAAGAGACTAGACACAAACTATATAATAGGAACcatgattaaataataaattagaattctcATCCACACATTAATAATATCATGgtgttaattatatatatatatatatatatatattaaagaataaaaacaaaaaaagaaatggggcATGGcaataaattaaagaactGATGGGCCAACAATTctgatatttatatttggaGCACGCCCCAAATGGACCCCATCTGTGTatgataaaatcaaatttatgtAACCACGATGAGTATAAttgtaaattatgattttGTAATGGTTCAAGCTTatcgctagcagatgttgttttctttggattttttctcTCGTGGTtcttttcaaagttttaaaacacgtctattcaagagaagttttcacacacttataaagaaagATGCTCGAAGAGTCGGAAGTTTATTAAATGTATGTCGTGAGCCgcaatttttgaaaaaaagaaaacagttaaaaatacataattaaaataaaacaaaaaaaatgacaatgacAGTGATTGGGCGGTCGCCTACAATAACGTCACCGTCGTCTGCCCGTGATTCGATGCCCCGAGAAGATTCTGTCTTCTTCTCGTCGTTAACAGCGCCGTCAAAACTAAAAGCCAAGCCGACTCCAACTGAGCTGAGCTGAGCCGCTCTCTCAAAATATCACCAAGCCGACTCCTATGTATTCTTCCGTTTCCACCATTTTTCCATCATTCCATTTCCAGTTCTCATTTCATTACAAATTTCCTGAAAATCAGAGCACAGTCATTGCTtaacaagatttttttttcctctcagCTTCGTTTTCTCATCAATTCCCATCCTCTAATTTCCGTTTTTCATCCATTTCATTCATACATCTTCCGTCGTTCTTTCTCGCACTTGCGGCTATCGATGCaggatttcattttgttctcgTCTTCTAGCTACTAAGCTTTTTGTAAAATCTCAACTGCGAATTTCAACTGGCCTTTCTGTTCAACAATCGATATCGTACGCGTGTCTGAGCTTGGTTTCGGAGTTTAGGTTACTAAATTTGTCGAAATTACACATTTTCACCGAGTTTTGAAATCTGGGTTGCGGGTAATATTTCCAGATCGTTAACCTTCCCTCCTTATTCCCGGGTTGTTTATATCTGTTTGAAGGAATGAAAATTGGGATTACATTGATTGTTGTAGTTTAATACCACTACTGTTTCGTTGTTAAACTGTATTGATGATGGAATTCAGAATGCCCACGGAACTGAGTTGAACTTGAGATCCAATTGAGTTTAGACAATATAGTTTCTCGTTTTCATCCTATGTGCGAAGGTTCCATGCTTTAGTGATTTCCATTCATAGTCCATAAGTATGTAACATGTGGTATTGGTTTGGAATTGAGTTCGTTATGAAAAGTGATTGTTTCtctcatttgaatttttggagCATGGATGTTTAATCTAGGAGGGCTTTGGATATTGTCTGTTGATGAACTTCACAAGCTGGGAAACATTATTCTGTCtctttaaattagaaaatcagTCGTAGGTGGATTTCTAGCATGGAATATAAAGCATTGttttgaaaagttgttttttctttcaatgaattagaatGATTGGCAGTGGATTTCTAGTATGATTACTCTTTGGGTTTCAAACTATCTAAAGGATCCCTGTTCTTTTTCCCATTCATCATTGGTCATTTTGCAAAGAATTTACCCAATGAATTAGCAACGTATTGGTTGTGTTAGCTTTTACTTTATGGTGTATATTTCTTACACTTCATCTTATCTGTCCTACTGGTTGGACTGGTGATTGAATAATTTGTATTCTGGTTTCAGGtgaaatcatcaagcctacaAGAGCTATACCTATGTATATAATCACGTTTTTTTCTGCAGCCTTCTCTGTACTTAAAAATACCTAATTTGTATAGAGAGATGCGATCATTCTGCTTTCAACTGATATGAAGACTGCACAGGTTTCCTTTTATAATTCTGTTGTTGCTTTATACAAAAAGCTCGACGTTCCTCTAACTTCACATTTTTACTTGTTCTTTGCCTACAACGGAACTTCTCCACTTACTCctttacttcaaattttagaatGATTTTTCAACTTCGTGGTGCTAATGTTATACTTCCAATATTGCctaattgaaagaagaaatggatttgactttaaaatttaatagaatttGGAGACATCGTTTTTTATCCTACGTGGTCCTTACCAGCCTGACATATTTCTACCATTGCCATTAAGGAGGGTGCTGCCTCATATGATATTAGATGTCGGATCATATTACTTATGCCTGCAAATATGGAAGTTTGATGTGACATATTTCTACCATTGCCATTAAGGAGGGTGCTGCCTCATATGATATTAGATGTCGGATCATATTACTTATGCCTGCAAATATGGAAGTTTGATGTGACATATTTCTACCATTGCCATTAAGGAGGGTGCTGCCTCATATGATATTAGATGTCGGATCATATTACTTATGCCTGCAAATATGGAAGTTTGATGTGACATATTTCTACCATTGCCATTAAGGAGGGTGCTGCCTCATATGATATTAGATGTCGGATCATATTACTTATGCCTGCAAATATGGAAGTTTGATGTGACTGTTGGACATCAATCCTTGTTGATATTCTTGCTCTTGGACATTTTATGTTGTATTTTCCCCTGCATCTCATTATAGTATTTAGTTTCCGAATTGGTTACTATAAATTGGTTATTGTCACACTTATAAATCTAATTGTCATTCTAAGATCCTTTCTTGACATGCATAGAGAGctcaagattcaaaaaaaGCTCTGGATGATACCAAAAATAACCTACCAAACAGCTACAAAACTGAGGCTCCTATAACAGACACAGGTTCGATTTCTGCCTCAAACAATGATGGCAAAAAAGTTTCTCACCAAGATATTGAATTTGTAAGCTACAGATTCTTTCTAATTACAATGACCATTagtttctatatttattttttcatcttcaatgTTCTGTTGTGATTTCTTATCTGTTTATTGTTGAATGAATTGGAATGCTGTTCTAGGTCCAGAATTTAATAGAGCGGTGCCTACAGTTATACATGAATAGAGATGAGGTGGTTAAGACCCTATTGAATCGTGCAAGGATAGATCCTGGATTTACGTCATTGGGTAAGTTTAGGAGCTTTGATTAAGTTCTATGTTCTAATATTCATGTTCAATCAAATACCAATGATTGTAAACAATTACTATAACTCCACATACACTTATAGATCATTATTATGTATCTATTGTTGTTTATTAATGTTCTGGACTTTCCCCATTCAGTTTGGCAGAAGCTGGAAGAAGAGAATGCTGATTTTTTCAGAGCCTACtatataagattaaaattgaaaaaacaaatccTTCTTTTCAATCATTTGCTTGAACATCAATGTCGTCTCATGAATTATTCAATACCTCCCAAAGTTCCGTTAGCTCCTATGCAGAATGGAATTCATCCTATGCCTGGTAAGCTCTCATATCACTAAACAGATTATGTAATTATCTAGCTCAGTGGATACCATGGGTGCTGGGATGCCAAGCCTAGTTGTAGCTCTGCTCTTAGATagcttaattttatatattgaaGTAAGAGAGTTGCATGTTGCAAGATACTAGTATTTTGTTATTCATCACTACTTATTTTCAGTGCAGTTAACAACTTACCAATGGGATATCCAGTCCTTCAACAACCTCCTATGTCAATGCCAGGTCAACCCCACATGGATACCATGGGCGCTGGGATGCCAAGCTGCCATGTGGTCAATGGAGTTCCTGCACCTAGTAACTTCCATCCTATTAGAATGAACTCTGGGAACGAGTAAGAAGACTGCCTTAGTAAAGTCATTATTAATATACATTCTAAAACATTCAATGCTGTGGTCTcgataaaacaaaacaatagaAAGTTATAAAATGGTCAATAAGATTGcataaaatggaaatataaaCAAACTTAGACGAAAAAAATGTGATTCTGTAAAAGAATTTGG
This portion of the Cucurbita pepo subsp. pepo cultivar mu-cu-16 chromosome LG08, ASM280686v2, whole genome shotgun sequence genome encodes:
- the LOC111800209 gene encoding uncharacterized protein LOC111800209 isoform X2; the encoded protein is MKTAQRAQDSKKALDDTKNNLPNSYKTEAPITDTGSISASNNDGKKVSHQDIEFVQNLIERCLQLYMNRDEVVKTLLNRARIDPGFTSLVWQKLEEENADFFRAYYIRLKLKKQILLFNHLLEHQCRLMNYSIPPKVPLAPMQNGIHPMPVNNLPMGYPVLQQPPMSMPGQPHMDTMGAGMPSCHVVNGVPAPSNFHPIRMNSGNDVADVASVIPPNCTMSSMSEMSMSPTSVASSGHFSFTAPEISGIGVDTSALDTAFTSEIVNSVGLQLSQDDGAGNSRDSLRSLDLIQWNFSLSDLKTDLSNLGDLGPLGNYPGSPFLPSDPEILLDSPEQDDLVEEFFVDSVPEQPDEEKS
- the LOC111800209 gene encoding uncharacterized protein LOC111800209 isoform X1 codes for the protein MKTAQRAQDSKKALDDTKNNLPNSYKTEAPITDTGSISASNNDGKKVSHQDIEFVQNLIERCLQLYMNRDEVVKTLLNRARIDPGFTSLVWQKLEEENADFFRAYYIRLKLKKQILLFNHLLEHQCRLMNYSIPPKVPLAPMQNGIHPMPVNNLPMGYPVLQQPPMSMPGQPHMDTMGAGMPSCHVVNGVPAPSNFHPIRMNSGNDMLMNSVADVASVIPPNCTMSSMSEMSMSPTSVASSGHFSFTAPEISGIGVDTSALDTAFTSEIVNSVGLQLSQDDGAGNSRDSLRSLDLIQWNFSLSDLKTDLSNLGDLGPLGNYPGSPFLPSDPEILLDSPEQDDLVEEFFVDSVPEQPDEEKS